From the genome of Papaver somniferum cultivar HN1 chromosome 2, ASM357369v1, whole genome shotgun sequence, one region includes:
- the LOC113352524 gene encoding uncharacterized protein LOC113352524, with the protein MINHFGPTYLRKPTDANVKGILKQNQERGFPGMLGSLDYMHWVNFSINGNHYTHGYYLADGIYPKWSTLVQCYRQPPAGEMGRSYSYFNRKQMNLRKDVERAFRILKRKFTIVCGPYHGLSAREMHKTMLTCIIMHNMVIQETRRNKN; encoded by the exons atgattaatcattttggtcctacctatttacgaaaaccaactgatGCAAATGTTAAAGGAATATTAAAGCAGAATCAGGAAAGGGGATTTCCTGGAATGCTGGGTAGTCTTGACTAcatgcattgg GTAAATTTCAGTATCAACGGGAATCACTACACTCATGGTTATTATCTTGCAGAtggaatttatccaaaatggtcaactttagttcaatgtTACCGCCAGCCACCTGCCGGTGAAATGGGTCGTTCATACTCGTATTTCAATAGAAAACAAATGAATCTGAGAAAGGATGTGGAACGGGCTTTTAGAATTCTGAAGCGGAAGTTCACAATTGTTTGTGGGCCTTATCATGGTTTAAGTGCTCGTGAAATGCATAAGACTATGCTGACTTGcatcattatgcataacatggttATTCAGGAGACCCGTCGTAATAAGAATTAG